One segment of Planctomycetia bacterium DNA contains the following:
- a CDS encoding autotransporter outer membrane beta-barrel domain-containing protein, with protein sequence MAVGGTDSHALRSLLGLRTSRPWVTRGGQVIAPQLRALWLHEYLNPATTLNAGFASAGGSFNTQGLNMGRDWAVLGTGLTWQANRHLSAFANYDVQTNANQTFNVGSGGLQWVW encoded by the coding sequence CTGGCGGTCGGCGGCACCGACTCGCACGCGCTGCGGAGCCTGCTGGGCCTGCGGACCTCGCGTCCCTGGGTGACGCGCGGCGGCCAGGTAATTGCGCCCCAACTGCGGGCCCTCTGGCTACATGAGTATCTGAACCCCGCAACCACGTTGAACGCAGGCTTCGCCTCGGCCGGCGGCAGCTTCAACACGCAAGGCCTGAACATGGGCCGCGACTGGGCCGTGCTGGGCACCGGCCTCACGTGGCAAGCTAACCGGCACCTGAGCGCGTTCGCCAACTACGACGTGCAGACCAACGCCAACCAGACGTTCAACGTCGGCTCCGGCGGCTTGCAGTGGGTGTGGTAA
- a CDS encoding SUMF1/EgtB/PvdO family nonheme iron enzyme, whose translation MKPCKRFFRSRLNGRRLTAFGCRFFTAAAFVLVHGAIQLSLAAEPPATPNSDLEARFVAADLNADGMLTGKERENFPDYGDADGDDVLTRDEFLAMHERERRMLAEVVREREDDEAFRVRDISEDGILTGTEKKGVEKYDANGDGRIVLDEFRAGRAMEPAALKPANFAALSEETLGDTEALDAMKQKDLQRYLQLDGNEDGRLSGSEMLGLETFDVDANGRVTREEFLIGSALERKKSASKPSEESELVSRFDAGKVWIALGGVTQYPDRKLPCGTPDIHLMEATVAKLGLGKTKIDVLVSADDDKDEDNHPTKTILPILYSNRSKRAVEQDTAIFYFSGRVTTFDGRGYLCPLDFDAEQPAQTGVSIEDVIKSIGKFKTRRKLLLLEGFTYAEQPTNAEGPLGASFEKPLTYAPGITTILSCRSGEVPAESAARTYGTFTLALAAAWSGKADFNLDGIVDDDELYAYLKLAVPYSAQRIAPGTEQTPRRISGPGPTGSFGVLRVKQAGPHAADVAKDLGLSEGEMVNSIGMKFVRLSMDKSYVSGSPDEEPTRRDDERLQPVQSSRPFFLGSYEVTQAEFLKVMGKNPALFSPAAGYTDRHPVEQVSWNEAIDFCVRLNKLPVEIAAGRFYRLPTECEWEFACTGGELKPFHCGNQITSEQANIRGDRPYADSPLSASLGRTQPVGSYAPNAQGLFDMHGNVSEWCLDWYDPQRFAYAAQNLVAKDYAGPKEGRERSARGGDYTSDVGFCRRAARRSFAPDYRYKALGFRVLCEVKDAPGEEPKTQ comes from the coding sequence ATGAAGCCTTGCAAGCGTTTCTTTCGAAGCAGACTGAACGGACGGCGGCTTACGGCCTTCGGCTGCCGATTCTTCACGGCCGCCGCATTCGTCCTCGTTCACGGAGCGATTCAACTGTCGCTCGCGGCGGAGCCGCCGGCGACGCCGAATTCCGACTTGGAGGCCCGTTTCGTCGCCGCCGATCTGAACGCCGACGGAATGCTCACCGGCAAAGAGCGTGAAAACTTTCCCGACTACGGCGACGCCGATGGCGACGATGTTCTGACCCGCGATGAATTTCTCGCGATGCACGAGCGCGAGCGCCGCATGCTCGCCGAGGTCGTGCGTGAACGTGAAGACGACGAAGCGTTTCGAGTCCGCGACATCTCGGAAGACGGCATCCTCACGGGAACCGAAAAGAAAGGAGTCGAAAAGTACGACGCGAACGGCGACGGCCGAATCGTACTCGATGAATTTCGCGCCGGTCGCGCGATGGAACCGGCTGCTCTCAAGCCTGCGAACTTCGCGGCACTTTCCGAGGAGACTCTCGGCGACACGGAGGCGCTCGACGCGATGAAGCAGAAGGATCTTCAGCGCTACCTGCAACTCGATGGTAACGAAGACGGCCGATTGTCGGGAAGCGAAATGCTCGGATTAGAGACGTTCGACGTCGACGCTAACGGACGTGTCACGCGCGAGGAGTTCCTGATCGGCAGCGCGCTGGAACGCAAGAAGTCGGCTTCGAAGCCAAGCGAGGAATCAGAACTCGTGAGTCGCTTCGATGCCGGTAAGGTCTGGATCGCGCTCGGAGGAGTGACGCAATATCCGGATCGCAAGCTCCCCTGCGGCACGCCCGATATTCATCTTATGGAGGCCACGGTCGCGAAGCTCGGCCTCGGCAAAACGAAGATCGACGTACTCGTTTCCGCCGACGACGACAAGGACGAGGATAATCATCCGACCAAGACGATCTTGCCGATTCTCTATTCGAATAGGTCGAAGCGCGCCGTGGAGCAAGATACGGCGATCTTCTACTTCTCGGGACGCGTGACGACGTTCGACGGACGAGGTTATCTCTGCCCGCTCGATTTCGATGCCGAGCAACCTGCCCAAACCGGCGTGAGCATCGAAGACGTGATTAAATCGATCGGCAAGTTTAAGACCCGTCGCAAGTTGCTGTTGCTCGAAGGATTCACCTACGCCGAACAGCCGACGAATGCCGAGGGACCGCTTGGTGCGTCGTTCGAAAAGCCGCTGACCTACGCTCCCGGAATCACCACGATTCTCAGTTGTCGATCGGGGGAAGTGCCCGCGGAGTCTGCCGCACGGACTTACGGGACCTTTACTTTAGCGTTGGCAGCGGCATGGTCGGGCAAGGCGGATTTCAACCTCGATGGAATCGTCGACGATGACGAGCTCTATGCGTACTTGAAACTCGCCGTTCCGTATTCCGCCCAGCGCATCGCGCCCGGCACCGAGCAAACTCCGCGGCGCATCAGCGGGCCCGGCCCAACCGGTTCGTTCGGCGTGTTGCGAGTGAAGCAGGCCGGCCCCCACGCTGCCGACGTTGCGAAGGATCTCGGGTTGTCGGAGGGAGAGATGGTCAATTCCATCGGCATGAAGTTCGTCCGCCTGAGTATGGACAAATCCTATGTAAGCGGTTCGCCGGACGAGGAGCCGACCCGACGAGACGATGAACGGCTCCAGCCCGTGCAATCGAGCCGGCCGTTCTTTCTTGGTTCTTACGAGGTCACTCAAGCGGAGTTCCTCAAGGTCATGGGAAAAAACCCGGCTCTCTTTTCTCCCGCTGCCGGATACACCGATCGGCATCCGGTCGAACAGGTGAGTTGGAACGAGGCGATCGATTTTTGCGTCCGGCTTAACAAGCTGCCGGTCGAGATCGCCGCCGGAAGGTTCTATCGTTTGCCGACCGAATGCGAATGGGAATTCGCTTGCACGGGAGGAGAGTTGAAGCCGTTTCACTGCGGCAATCAAATCACGTCCGAACAGGCCAACATTCGCGGCGATCGACCTTATGCCGATTCGCCGTTGAGTGCGTCGCTCGGGCGCACGCAGCCCGTCGGATCTTATGCGCCCAACGCGCAAGGTTTGTTCGATATGCACGGCAACGTCTCGGAGTGGTGCCTCGACTGGTACGACCCCCAGCGGTTCGCCTATGCGGCTCAGAATCTCGTGGCGAAGGATTACGCCGGCCCGAAGGAAGGGCGTGAGCGTTCCGCGCGTGGGGGAGACTACACTTCGGACGTCGGCTTCTGCCGTCGAGCGGCGCGGAGATCGTTTGCGCCCGACTATCGTTATAAGGCGTTGGGGTTTCGCGTGCTTTGCGAAGTGAAGGATGCGCCCGGCGAGGAACCTAAGACCCAGTAG
- a CDS encoding pentapeptide repeat-containing protein has product MRRFPTPNRVRCCVVLVSIMAFAHVLPAQEQVKKYKLDLSNTDLSRETYDGKEMSDTNFENSTLFLAGFREAVLQRCNFQAAKLISAAFNNADLTGADFRFSNLANASLQGAITKDADFTGVNFQSCSLQNARMMGAKLFDARGFENLNGANFSGADLRGADLSRSSDYGTPPVYRGAKYSRRTRWPARFDPVAAHAVLTEDPPAAAEEKPAVNPLPASPTTVPDAPASASLERQFTSLDTNADGVLSGKEAKPFVAFDIDQDGDVTKAEFIAGRSKPNKP; this is encoded by the coding sequence ATGCGGCGATTCCCGACTCCGAATCGAGTGCGATGCTGCGTCGTGCTCGTGTCGATCATGGCGTTCGCCCACGTGCTGCCGGCTCAAGAGCAGGTGAAGAAGTATAAGCTCGATCTCAGTAACACCGATCTCTCCCGAGAGACGTACGACGGTAAAGAGATGTCGGACACGAACTTCGAAAACAGCACGCTGTTCCTCGCCGGTTTTCGCGAAGCGGTTCTGCAGCGGTGCAATTTTCAAGCGGCGAAACTCATCAGCGCCGCCTTCAACAACGCCGACCTGACGGGCGCCGATTTCCGCTTCTCGAATCTGGCGAACGCGAGCCTACAGGGAGCCATTACGAAGGATGCCGACTTTACGGGCGTCAACTTTCAAAGCTGTAGCTTGCAAAACGCGCGCATGATGGGAGCGAAGCTCTTCGACGCCCGCGGATTCGAGAACCTAAACGGGGCCAACTTCAGCGGTGCCGATTTACGCGGCGCCGATCTCTCGCGCAGCTCCGACTACGGCACGCCGCCGGTATATCGCGGGGCGAAATATAGCCGGCGAACGCGCTGGCCCGCGCGGTTCGACCCGGTCGCCGCCCACGCGGTGCTCACGGAAGATCCGCCGGCCGCAGCCGAGGAAAAGCCCGCGGTGAATCCTTTGCCCGCTTCGCCGACCACGGTGCCCGACGCTCCCGCTTCCGCCTCGCTCGAGCGGCAATTCACCTCTCTCGATACGAACGCAGACGGCGTCCTTTCCGGCAAAGAAGCGAAACCGTTCGTGGCTTTCGACATCGACCAAGACGGCGACGTCACGAAAGCGGAATTCATCGCCGGCCGCTCGAAACCCAACAAACCATAA